In the genome of Streptomyces sp. NBC_00190, one region contains:
- a CDS encoding ABC transporter ATP-binding protein: MTLLQLEGVSVRFGERAGGYALDRVDLRVAEHEIVCVLGPSGSGKSTLLRVVAGLQQVSAGRVLLGGADQAAVPTHRRGVGLMFQDHQLFPHRDVGGNVAFGLRMRGSSKSACEGRVAELLELVGLPGAGKRAVASLSGGEQQRVALARALAPSPRLLMLDEPLGQLDRGLRERLVVELQGLFSRLGTTVLAVTHDQGEAFALADRVVVMCDGRIAQAGTPLEVWQRPASEFVARFLGFENVVPAVVSGGVAGTPWGKVPVPDGEADGERRLLIRPAGVVLGPDGLRCEVLSRTFRGTHVALLLRPEAGPVLEAECALAGAPAVGDRVAVTFAPAEVVVLPADAPGCGDVDDAA, translated from the coding sequence GGTACGCCCTGGACCGCGTGGACCTGCGGGTCGCCGAGCACGAGATCGTGTGCGTGCTGGGGCCGAGCGGGAGCGGCAAATCCACCCTGCTCCGGGTCGTCGCCGGGCTCCAGCAGGTGTCCGCGGGGCGGGTGCTGCTCGGCGGCGCGGACCAGGCGGCCGTGCCCACGCACCGTCGGGGCGTCGGCCTGATGTTCCAGGACCACCAGCTGTTCCCGCACCGGGACGTCGGCGGGAACGTCGCTTTCGGGCTGCGGATGCGGGGCTCCTCGAAGAGCGCCTGCGAGGGCCGGGTCGCGGAGCTGCTGGAGCTGGTCGGGCTCCCCGGAGCCGGGAAGCGGGCGGTGGCCTCCCTGTCCGGCGGCGAGCAGCAGCGGGTCGCGCTGGCCCGGGCACTGGCCCCGTCCCCGCGGCTGCTGATGCTGGACGAACCGCTGGGTCAGCTGGACCGCGGGCTGCGGGAGCGCCTCGTGGTGGAGCTGCAGGGCCTGTTCTCCCGGCTGGGCACGACCGTGCTGGCCGTCACGCACGACCAGGGGGAGGCCTTCGCGCTGGCCGACCGGGTGGTGGTGATGTGCGACGGGCGGATCGCGCAGGCCGGTACCCCGCTGGAGGTGTGGCAGCGGCCCGCGTCGGAGTTCGTGGCGCGGTTCCTCGGCTTCGAGAACGTGGTGCCGGCCGTGGTGTCGGGCGGCGTGGCGGGGACCCCGTGGGGGAAGGTGCCGGTTCCCGATGGGGAGGCGGACGGGGAGCGGCGGCTGCTGATCCGCCCGGCGGGGGTCGTGCTGGGGCCGGACGGCCTGCGGTGCGAGGTGCTCTCCCGCACCTTCCGGGGAACGCACGTCGCACTGCTGCTGCGGCCGGAGGCGGGTCCGGTGCTGGAGGCGGAGTGCGCACTGGCGGGGGCGCCCGCCGTGGGGGACCGGGTCGCGGTGACCTTCGCCCCCGCGGAGGTGGTCGTACTCCCGGCGGACGCCCCGGGCTGCGGTGACGTGGACGACGCCGCCTAG